The Williamsia sp. DF01-3 genome has a window encoding:
- a CDS encoding flavodoxin family protein yields MSELSALALICSLKPSPAPSSTELLAGQVLAQLETHGVSGSKIRVVDHDVKPGVEGDMGDGDEWPVIRDAIRKADILVVATPTWVGHMSSVAQRVLERLDAELSETDDQGRPAMVGKVAVTAVVGNEDGAHKITADLFQGLNDIGFTIPAQGGTYWNGEAMQGTDYNDLDDTPEPVATTTATVARNAAHLAAQLRSAQYPPY; encoded by the coding sequence ATGTCTGAACTGAGTGCCCTCGCCCTGATCTGCAGCCTCAAGCCGTCACCGGCGCCGTCGAGTACGGAGTTGCTCGCCGGACAGGTGCTCGCCCAACTCGAGACCCATGGGGTGTCGGGTTCGAAGATTCGCGTGGTGGACCACGACGTGAAGCCCGGAGTGGAAGGCGACATGGGCGACGGCGATGAGTGGCCGGTCATCCGCGACGCGATCCGGAAAGCCGACATCCTCGTGGTGGCGACCCCGACCTGGGTCGGTCACATGTCGAGTGTCGCCCAACGTGTCCTCGAGCGCCTGGACGCAGAACTGTCGGAAACCGACGATCAGGGGCGGCCGGCCATGGTGGGCAAGGTCGCGGTGACGGCGGTGGTCGGCAACGAAGACGGCGCACACAAGATCACAGCAGATCTCTTCCAGGGGCTGAACGACATCGGTTTCACGATTCCGGCGCAGGGCGGAACCTATTGGAACGGTGAGGCGATGCAGGGGACGGACTACAACGACCTGGATGACACACCTGAGCCCGTGGCCACCACCACTGCCACCGTGGCGAGGAACGCGGCCCATCTGGCCGCGCAGCTGAGGTCAGCACAATACCCGCCCTACTGA
- a CDS encoding non-ribosomal peptide synthetase, protein MDSAHTLTGNPTPSAPSPTTPAAGSAPFALTAAQRGIWFAQHLMPHTPIVIANYAEIHGPLDVDLLDDVVRACMHEIDCGMLRLVEIDGEPFQVVDQTLSDRFERIDLRGEDDPELAAQEWIHANYSAPIDLLSDRLIKGAVLRVGDEHYLWYSCIHHIVIDGYGAILFINRAAEMYTAKLAGREADTQAVPPLQALITSENDYRSSSRFQRDRDYWLAKAANLPEPQSLSPFESAPDVRPRRVGELLSTEVTRQLEAASTRLKTFETPLLIATLAVYIARTTGSADVVLSLPVSGRTNAVLRKSGGMVSNIVPIRASITPTTTVGDLVSHIQLELTGALRHQRYRAEDLRRDLGAGEDSRGFYGPVINIMNFPSDIRLGPVTGRFQILSTGPVHDLSVNLYPSADGNTRVDFEANRHAYGNDELRAHHRRFVTLLQTMATAPPDAAVDGFDVLTADDRRALVPSRGPAAVPPATLNEMTRAAVLTGPDAVALEMHTTLTYRQVDAWSDQLAQELHDAGASTEQFVAIAMPRSLDSVRSMWAVAKTGAAFVPVDPHYPADRIAHMLTDSGARLGITTSEFRSQLPDTVQWLVIDELEIDSEVTASTTGAMDVEVSLDHPAYMIYTSGSTGTPKGVVITHRGLANLAAERKHNYLVEPHSRFLHNTSPSFDMAIGEQIAALSAGATLVISPPDLSPSELTDWIVAKRITHALITPTMLSALDPDALVSLEVLGVGGESVTGDLVDRWAVGRQMRNGYGPTEATDIATVSILRADKPVSIGTAVHGFELLVLNARLQPVPAGVPGELYLAGPGLGRGYHRRHALTAERFVANPFGSPGDRMYRTGDVVSWAADHQLRYHGRADSQVKIRGHRIELGEIDAVLRSSPDVRHVRTAVRELADGHLALVSYVVGDPRSADRLRELAARNLPRHMQPAAVVLIDALPLTPTGKLDERALPLPELTRSAYRAPGSDAERVVAAAFAEVLNIGQEDVGADDSFFDLHGNSLSAMGVVSRVNAELGTGLTVRTVFESPTVSGIAAAAGTTGQTARPPLRRGDRPARLPLSPAQQRMWILNQFDTAAATYNLPLAVRLTGELDTSALTAAVDDVIRRHESLRTTFPSDDGGPRQVVLPPTAVSLDLTPQPIEADHIAAAVLTLARDGFDVAAGVAIRSRLLRSAADDHTLVLVIHHILADGVSMGPLARDVMLAYNARTEGLTPSWPELPVQYVDFTLWQHRVLGSENDPDSVAAQQVRYWLQTLEGLPAVLDLPTDRPRPAVASHRGASVDFEISGSTGAALRELARQRGASMFMVVHAALATLLARLSGTEDIAIGTPIAGRGEEQLDDVIGMFVNTLVLRTQVDLETGFADLLTQTRAVDLGAYAHGDVAFERLVDILQPPRTQAYSPLFQVVLNFEPGLPDSFELPGLTVTPVPLDPGIAQFELAFSITEPAPDDNCLRGSLRYATDLFDRRSAQDFADRLVQILDAVAIDAAAPLADLPLLTAEENAKLVPVRGPASVPAASMAQLIDTAVRQRPDDDAVIWDGRAHSYQEADAWADSCARVLQEHGAAPERFVAIALPRSADSVRSMWAVAKTGAAFVPVDPHYPADRIAHMLTDSGARLGITTSEFRSQLPDTVQWLVIDKQLAAPGDGIPFGPKPQVSPDHPAYMIYTSGSTGTPKGVVITHRGLANLAAERKHNYLVEPHSRFLHNTSPSFDMAIGEQIAALSAGATLVISPPHLSPASLGDFIRSERVTHALMTPTMLAALASDDLPDVRVLGVGGEAVSAALVDRWAAGRQMRNGYGPTETTDIATVGNLRPGEPVTIGAAVHGFTLLVLDGRLNPVPVGVPGELYLTGPGLARGYHRRFGLTAERFVANPCGAPGDRMYRTGDTVAWTAELELRYHGRTDSQVKIRGHRIELDEINAVLLKHPAVGQAVTVGTATPTGEPALVSYVVPSTHSNPPDTEHLVGFVSEFLPRHMVPAAIVAVAAIPVTPTGKLDEQRLPAATFESRTPYRAPNTHTEVVVAAAFARSLERQQVGVHDDFFALGGNSLSAIAMVGAIGEQLGRRVQLQWLFADPTPMALARRIDLTDPVQDDAALDVVLPIRRTGSAAPLFCIHPIIGLSWCYRPLVQHLPLDRPIYGIQVPGTDDTEPPRSIEATAARYVAEIRRIQPDGPYHLLGWSLGGVLAHAMAVLIEEQGGQVASLVMLDSFASPPVPAADESVHAGDLLAGLGFGGAVLEQLGATSADSLNDVLAVIEDLPHGIERHQVQRLVDFAEHNSTLLREHSPGIYTGDLFFVTADGDSPGSTAAADSWLSHVKGEISTLAIPFTHWQMCSPAALRLAGPFIARHLARRSDVTLVGGEH, encoded by the coding sequence GTGGATTCCGCACATACCTTGACCGGGAACCCCACCCCCTCGGCGCCTTCCCCGACCACTCCAGCTGCCGGATCGGCACCGTTTGCGCTGACCGCAGCCCAACGCGGTATCTGGTTCGCCCAGCACCTGATGCCCCACACGCCCATCGTCATCGCGAACTACGCGGAGATCCATGGCCCACTCGACGTTGATCTGCTCGATGACGTGGTCCGCGCCTGCATGCACGAGATCGACTGCGGGATGCTCCGCCTCGTCGAGATCGACGGTGAGCCGTTCCAGGTGGTCGACCAGACCCTCTCGGATCGATTCGAGCGAATCGACCTGCGCGGCGAGGACGATCCCGAACTGGCCGCGCAGGAATGGATTCACGCGAACTACTCGGCGCCGATCGATCTGCTCTCCGATCGGCTGATCAAGGGTGCGGTGCTCCGCGTCGGCGACGAGCACTACCTCTGGTACTCCTGCATCCACCACATCGTCATCGACGGCTACGGCGCCATCCTGTTCATCAATCGTGCCGCCGAGATGTACACCGCAAAGCTGGCCGGACGCGAGGCCGACACCCAGGCTGTCCCTCCACTGCAGGCGCTGATCACCTCCGAGAACGACTACCGGTCGTCCAGCCGTTTCCAGCGCGACCGCGACTACTGGCTGGCCAAGGCCGCGAATCTCCCCGAGCCGCAATCGTTGTCGCCGTTCGAATCGGCGCCCGACGTCAGACCACGGCGAGTCGGTGAGCTCCTCTCAACCGAGGTCACCCGGCAACTCGAGGCCGCTTCGACGAGATTGAAGACCTTCGAGACACCACTCTTGATCGCAACCCTCGCCGTGTACATCGCCCGAACCACCGGTTCGGCGGACGTGGTCCTGAGCCTGCCGGTGTCGGGCCGGACCAACGCGGTGCTTCGCAAGTCCGGCGGGATGGTGTCCAACATCGTGCCCATCCGCGCGTCGATCACGCCGACGACAACAGTCGGGGACCTCGTCTCGCACATCCAGCTCGAGCTCACCGGGGCCCTGCGCCATCAGCGCTATCGGGCCGAGGATCTGCGACGCGACCTCGGTGCAGGTGAGGACTCCCGCGGCTTCTACGGGCCGGTCATCAACATCATGAACTTCCCGTCGGACATCCGTCTGGGGCCGGTCACCGGGCGGTTCCAGATCCTGTCGACCGGTCCGGTCCACGACTTGTCGGTGAACCTCTACCCGAGTGCCGACGGCAACACCCGCGTCGACTTCGAGGCCAACCGGCACGCTTACGGAAACGATGAGCTGCGCGCACACCACCGCCGGTTCGTCACGCTCCTGCAGACGATGGCCACAGCCCCACCCGACGCTGCCGTCGACGGCTTCGATGTCTTGACAGCCGACGATCGCCGCGCGCTTGTGCCATCTCGTGGCCCGGCGGCCGTGCCTCCGGCAACGTTGAACGAAATGACAAGGGCCGCAGTGCTGACCGGCCCGGATGCCGTCGCCTTGGAGATGCACACGACGCTTACCTATCGCCAGGTGGACGCCTGGTCCGATCAACTGGCCCAAGAGCTACACGATGCCGGCGCATCCACCGAGCAGTTTGTTGCCATCGCTATGCCCCGGTCGCTCGACTCGGTGCGCAGCATGTGGGCGGTTGCCAAGACCGGTGCGGCGTTTGTCCCGGTAGATCCGCACTATCCGGCCGACCGCATCGCACACATGCTCACCGACTCGGGGGCCCGACTGGGCATCACCACCAGCGAGTTCCGCTCACAGCTACCCGACACGGTGCAGTGGCTGGTGATCGACGAACTGGAGATCGACAGCGAGGTAACCGCGTCGACGACCGGCGCAATGGACGTCGAGGTCTCGCTGGACCATCCCGCGTACATGATCTACACCTCCGGCTCCACCGGAACCCCCAAAGGGGTTGTCATCACCCACCGCGGACTGGCAAACCTCGCCGCCGAAAGAAAACACAACTACCTCGTCGAACCCCACTCGAGATTCCTCCACAACACCTCACCCAGCTTCGACATGGCCATCGGCGAACAAATCGCCGCACTCTCCGCAGGCGCCACCCTCGTCATCTCACCCCCTGACCTGAGCCCTTCAGAGCTGACCGATTGGATTGTCGCCAAACGGATCACCCACGCGTTGATCACCCCGACCATGCTGTCGGCGCTCGATCCGGACGCGCTGGTCTCCCTCGAGGTGCTCGGGGTCGGAGGCGAGTCGGTGACCGGTGACCTGGTGGACCGCTGGGCCGTCGGACGACAGATGCGCAACGGATACGGACCGACCGAAGCCACCGACATCGCCACCGTCTCCATCCTGCGGGCAGACAAACCGGTGTCGATCGGTACCGCCGTGCACGGTTTCGAACTGTTGGTACTGAACGCCCGCCTACAACCTGTGCCTGCCGGTGTACCCGGCGAGCTGTATCTCGCCGGACCCGGCCTCGGCCGTGGTTACCACCGGCGACATGCGTTGACCGCAGAACGGTTCGTAGCCAATCCGTTCGGCAGCCCCGGCGATCGCATGTACCGGACCGGGGACGTCGTCAGCTGGGCTGCCGACCACCAGCTCCGCTATCACGGACGAGCCGACAGCCAGGTGAAGATTCGTGGGCATCGAATAGAACTGGGCGAGATCGACGCGGTGCTCCGGTCCTCTCCGGATGTCCGGCACGTCCGGACAGCGGTACGCGAACTCGCCGACGGCCATCTGGCTTTGGTGTCGTATGTGGTGGGTGACCCGCGCTCGGCAGACCGTCTTCGTGAGTTGGCCGCGCGCAACCTCCCCCGCCACATGCAACCGGCGGCGGTCGTGCTGATCGACGCGCTACCACTGACCCCCACCGGCAAGTTGGACGAACGGGCGTTACCTCTACCCGAACTCACCCGTAGCGCCTACCGTGCGCCGGGTTCCGACGCCGAACGTGTTGTCGCAGCAGCGTTTGCCGAGGTGCTGAACATCGGCCAGGAGGACGTAGGGGCTGACGACAGCTTCTTCGACCTGCACGGCAACTCACTGTCCGCGATGGGGGTGGTCTCCCGCGTCAATGCAGAGTTGGGCACCGGGTTGACCGTTCGCACGGTCTTCGAGAGTCCGACTGTGTCCGGCATCGCCGCGGCGGCGGGAACCACCGGGCAGACAGCGCGTCCGCCTCTGCGACGGGGCGATCGCCCCGCCCGCTTACCCTTGTCCCCGGCGCAGCAGCGCATGTGGATCCTCAACCAGTTCGACACTGCGGCTGCAACATATAATCTTCCGTTGGCCGTCCGACTGACCGGAGAACTCGATACGAGTGCCCTCACGGCAGCTGTCGATGACGTGATCCGCCGCCACGAGTCGCTGCGCACCACATTCCCGAGTGACGACGGAGGACCCAGGCAGGTGGTTCTGCCACCGACTGCGGTGTCGCTCGACCTCACCCCGCAACCGATCGAGGCCGACCATATCGCCGCGGCCGTGCTGACGCTCGCCCGTGACGGTTTCGATGTCGCGGCGGGGGTCGCCATCCGGAGCCGGTTGCTTCGCAGCGCCGCCGACGACCACACGCTGGTACTGGTGATCCACCACATCCTCGCCGACGGCGTCTCCATGGGACCACTCGCTCGCGACGTCATGCTCGCCTACAACGCACGCACCGAAGGGCTTACGCCGAGCTGGCCCGAGCTGCCCGTCCAGTACGTGGATTTCACGCTGTGGCAACATCGTGTCCTCGGCTCGGAAAACGATCCCGATTCTGTTGCCGCACAGCAGGTCCGATACTGGCTACAAACACTCGAAGGCCTGCCCGCGGTGCTCGATCTGCCCACCGACCGCCCACGGCCCGCCGTCGCCTCACACCGCGGAGCGTCCGTCGACTTCGAGATCAGCGGCTCGACCGGCGCCGCGCTGCGTGAACTCGCGCGACAACGTGGTGCATCCATGTTCATGGTCGTCCACGCCGCACTGGCCACCCTCCTCGCAAGGCTGTCCGGTACCGAGGACATCGCGATCGGCACGCCGATCGCAGGTCGTGGCGAGGAACAGCTCGACGACGTCATCGGCATGTTCGTGAACACGCTTGTCCTGCGGACACAGGTGGACCTCGAAACCGGTTTTGCCGACCTTCTCACCCAGACCCGAGCCGTTGACCTCGGTGCGTACGCCCACGGTGATGTCGCATTCGAGCGTCTCGTCGACATCTTGCAACCGCCGCGCACCCAGGCGTATTCGCCGCTGTTCCAAGTGGTTCTGAACTTCGAACCCGGGCTACCCGACAGCTTCGAGCTCCCGGGCCTCACTGTGACTCCCGTCCCCCTCGACCCAGGTATCGCCCAGTTCGAACTCGCGTTCTCCATCACCGAGCCGGCCCCGGATGACAACTGCCTGCGTGGGTCCCTGCGCTACGCAACCGACCTCTTCGATCGCCGCTCGGCACAAGATTTCGCCGACCGTCTTGTTCAGATCCTCGATGCGGTGGCCATTGACGCCGCCGCGCCCCTGGCAGACCTGCCGCTGTTGACCGCCGAGGAGAACGCGAAGCTGGTACCCGTACGCGGCCCGGCATCTGTACCGGCAGCGTCGATGGCCCAACTGATCGACACGGCCGTGCGGCAACGCCCCGACGACGACGCGGTCATCTGGGATGGCCGTGCGCACAGTTATCAAGAGGCCGACGCCTGGGCCGACAGCTGCGCCCGAGTCCTGCAGGAACATGGTGCCGCACCAGAACGTTTCGTCGCCATCGCACTTCCCCGGTCTGCGGACTCGGTGCGCAGTATGTGGGCGGTTGCCAAGACCGGTGCGGCGTTTGTCCCGGTGGATCCGCACTATCCGGCCGACCGCATCGCACACATGCTCACCGACTCGGGCGCCCGACTGGGCATCACCACCAGCGAGTTCCGCTCACAGCTACCCGACACGGTGCAGTGGCTGGTGATCGACAAACAGCTCGCCGCCCCCGGCGATGGCATCCCATTCGGGCCGAAACCCCAGGTCTCACCGGACCATCCCGCGTACATGATCTACACCTCCGGCTCCACCGGGACCCCCAAAGGTGTTGTCATCACCCACCGCGGACTGGCAAACCTCGCCGCCGAAAGAAAACACAACTACCTCGTCGAACCCCACTCGAGATTCCTCCACAACACCTCACCCAGCTTCGACATGGCCATCGGCGAACAAATCGCCGCACTCTCCGCAGGCGCCACCCTCGTCATCTCACCCCCGCACCTGTCACCGGCTTCGCTCGGCGACTTCATCCGGTCGGAGCGAGTGACCCACGCCCTGATGACACCCACGATGCTTGCCGCGCTCGCTTCCGACGACCTTCCCGATGTCAGGGTGCTGGGTGTCGGCGGTGAGGCAGTGTCCGCAGCGCTGGTCGACCGGTGGGCTGCCGGCCGACAGATGCGCAACGGATACGGGCCGACCGAAACCACCGACATAGCCACCGTCGGCAATCTGCGGCCGGGCGAACCGGTCACCATCGGCGCTGCAGTGCACGGATTCACGCTCCTCGTGCTCGACGGCCGCCTCAATCCGGTCCCGGTCGGGGTGCCCGGCGAGCTCTATCTCACCGGCCCCGGCCTGGCCCGCGGCTACCACCGCAGATTCGGCCTGACAGCAGAACGGTTTGTCGCCAATCCATGTGGTGCACCGGGCGACCGGATGTACCGCACCGGCGATACGGTCGCCTGGACTGCAGAACTGGAATTGCGCTATCACGGACGCACCGACAGCCAGGTCAAGATCCGCGGACACCGCATCGAACTCGACGAGATCAACGCGGTTCTGCTGAAACATCCGGCGGTCGGACAAGCCGTCACCGTCGGCACCGCCACCCCCACCGGCGAGCCGGCCCTGGTCTCGTATGTGGTGCCATCGACACACTCCAACCCGCCGGACACCGAGCACCTCGTGGGGTTTGTCAGCGAGTTCCTTCCCCGGCACATGGTGCCTGCCGCAATAGTCGCGGTGGCCGCCATCCCGGTCACACCGACCGGAAAGCTCGACGAACAACGCCTGCCCGCAGCAACTTTCGAATCTCGGACTCCGTACCGAGCTCCGAACACACATACCGAAGTCGTCGTCGCGGCTGCCTTCGCTCGATCACTCGAACGACAGCAAGTCGGCGTGCACGATGACTTCTTCGCACTCGGCGGCAACTCCCTGTCGGCCATCGCCATGGTCGGCGCGATCGGTGAGCAACTGGGCCGACGAGTCCAGCTGCAGTGGCTGTTCGCCGACCCCACCCCGATGGCGTTGGCCAGACGGATCGACCTGACCGATCCCGTTCAGGACGACGCCGCCCTCGACGTGGTGCTGCCGATCCGCCGCACCGGCTCGGCAGCACCGCTCTTCTGCATACACCCGATCATCGGATTGTCCTGGTGTTATCGACCTCTGGTGCAGCATCTGCCATTGGATCGGCCGATCTACGGCATCCAGGTACCCGGGACCGACGACACCGAGCCACCACGGTCCATAGAGGCGACGGCCGCACGCTACGTCGCGGAGATCCGGCGTATACAGCCCGACGGCCCTTACCATCTGCTCGGCTGGTCCCTCGGCGGCGTCCTCGCGCATGCGATGGCTGTGCTGATCGAAGAACAGGGTGGCCAAGTGGCCAGCTTGGTGATGCTGGACAGTTTTGCATCACCACCGGTGCCCGCAGCCGACGAATCCGTCCACGCGGGAGATCTGCTGGCGGGACTCGGATTCGGCGGTGCCGTACTGGAGCAACTGGGAGCAACGTCCGCAGATTCCCTCAACGACGTACTCGCGGTGATCGAGGATCTGCCACACGGCATCGAGCGTCATCAGGTTCAGCGCCTGGTCGACTTCGCCGAGCACAACAGCACACTGCTG
- a CDS encoding pyrimidine reductase family protein yields the protein MSSNTEVTVLTATDTVAPIDFYSDPPDGVRVNMVNTLDNEAAFDGRVAAISDPTDHQLLLDLRAFADVLLVGAGTVRAESYGRVILTERQIELRQAKLGLTGRPPVAVVTSKGRLPKESRLFGVEPRPLLITTAVAAQEGAPDDAQETIVAGHDRVDLPQAIDALRERGFRRILCEGGPSLLHTLAEHDLIDEMCVTVSPMIAGAQGGSPRPGTTLDGPRRMKLAHVLSHNDFLYLRYTR from the coding sequence ATGAGCAGCAACACTGAGGTCACCGTACTGACGGCGACAGACACGGTGGCGCCGATCGACTTCTACAGCGATCCGCCGGACGGTGTGCGCGTCAACATGGTGAACACGCTGGACAACGAGGCGGCATTCGACGGCCGCGTCGCCGCGATCTCCGATCCGACCGACCACCAATTGCTCCTGGATCTACGTGCTTTCGCTGATGTGTTGCTCGTCGGAGCGGGGACAGTGCGTGCGGAGTCGTACGGTCGAGTGATCCTGACGGAGAGACAGATAGAGCTCCGCCAAGCCAAGCTGGGTCTCACCGGCCGGCCACCGGTTGCGGTGGTCACCTCCAAAGGGCGACTGCCGAAGGAATCTCGGTTGTTCGGTGTCGAGCCCCGGCCGTTGCTCATCACGACCGCGGTGGCCGCCCAGGAGGGTGCGCCTGATGACGCTCAGGAGACGATCGTCGCCGGCCACGACCGAGTGGATCTTCCGCAGGCGATAGATGCTCTGCGGGAGCGTGGATTTCGGCGGATCCTGTGTGAGGGTGGGCCGTCGCTGCTGCATACCCTGGCAGAGCACGACCTGATCGATGAGATGTGCGTGACTGTGTCACCCATGATTGCCGGCGCGCAGGGTGGATCACCGAGGCCGGGGACCACTCTGGATGGACCTCGGCGGATGAAACTGGCACATGTGCTCTCGCACAACGATTTTCTCTATCTGCGGTACACCCGCTGA
- a CDS encoding methionyl-tRNA formyltransferase, giving the protein MRVATFGYQTWGHKTLEALIESDHEVVLAVTHPPSEHSYESIWSDSVEELARANNIPVHLAQRPDSELIEQVKHAEPDIIVANNWRTWLPRELFDLPPHGTLNLHDSLLPKFTGFSPVIWALISGEKEVGLTAHRMDDDLDTGDVVVQRAVPIGPRDTATDLVRATIDIIPEVLIEALDLIESGEAVWKQQNLADRTFFHKRADIDSQINWNWPAEDIDRLVRAQSDPYPNAFTHFRGERIRITKASVSAGIYGGTPGRVFIHEGDGMVIVAGADAYRGKNHGLVVERLRTEDGVEHAGKDFFPRGGGYLT; this is encoded by the coding sequence ATGCGAGTAGCGACCTTTGGCTACCAGACCTGGGGACACAAGACTCTCGAAGCACTCATCGAGTCGGATCACGAGGTGGTCCTGGCCGTCACCCACCCGCCGAGTGAGCACTCGTACGAGTCCATCTGGTCGGACTCCGTCGAGGAACTGGCCCGGGCCAACAACATCCCCGTCCACCTCGCGCAACGACCCGACAGCGAACTGATCGAGCAGGTCAAGCACGCCGAGCCCGACATCATCGTCGCGAACAACTGGCGCACCTGGCTACCGCGTGAACTCTTCGATCTACCGCCGCACGGCACCCTTAACCTGCATGACTCATTGCTGCCCAAGTTCACCGGTTTCTCGCCGGTCATCTGGGCGCTGATCAGCGGGGAGAAGGAGGTGGGCCTGACCGCCCACCGCATGGATGACGACCTCGACACCGGTGATGTGGTGGTGCAGCGGGCCGTGCCGATCGGGCCTCGTGACACGGCCACCGATCTCGTGCGCGCAACCATCGACATCATCCCCGAGGTCCTGATCGAGGCCCTCGACCTCATCGAGTCGGGTGAAGCCGTCTGGAAGCAGCAGAACCTCGCCGACCGCACCTTCTTCCACAAGCGCGCGGACATCGACAGCCAGATCAACTGGAACTGGCCCGCCGAGGACATCGATCGCCTCGTCCGCGCCCAATCGGATCCCTACCCCAACGCCTTCACGCACTTCCGTGGCGAGCGCATCCGGATCACCAAGGCCTCGGTCTCGGCAGGCATCTACGGCGGCACCCCCGGCCGGGTGTTCATCCACGAGGGGGACGGCATGGTGATCGTGGCCGGAGCCGACGCATACCGCGGAAAGAACCACGGACTGGTCGTGGAACGACTGCGGACCGAAGACGGTGTGGAGCATGCGGGCAAAGACTTCTTCCCACGCGGTGGCGGCTATCTGACGTGA
- a CDS encoding NAD(P)/FAD-dependent oxidoreductase, which yields MTAPGRPHVLIVGGGFGGLYAAKRLKRADVAVTVVERGTSHVFQPLLYQCATGLLSEGSIASPLRHLLRNQDNAHVALGEANAIDTEARVLTASRFDGSTFELKYDYLVVAAGMQQAYHGHEEYIQWAPGMKTLDDALTIRRKLVAAFEMAESLPTPEERKPWLTFAVAGGGPTGVELAGQIRELATRALTHEFRSIDPGEARVLLLHGGERVLESFDSKLSDSALRTLDKVGVETHLGVHVTDVTATDVEITTKAEPKTKTRFDTRTVLWTAGVEAVPFARTLATALGAEQDRSGRIAVEADLSVPGHPNVFVVGDMMSRNKLPGVAEVAMQGGRHAGAVIAAAVEGKTKKRRPFKYRDLGNAAYIARHHALVQAGPLHMSGMMGWLSWGVIHIAFLSGARNRTGTLMNWAATLATGSRRERAITYGDPETARKPYT from the coding sequence ATGACTGCACCCGGCCGGCCCCATGTGTTGATCGTGGGTGGAGGATTCGGAGGTCTCTACGCGGCAAAGCGCCTCAAGCGCGCCGATGTCGCGGTGACCGTTGTCGAGCGCGGCACCAGTCACGTGTTCCAGCCGCTGCTGTACCAGTGCGCCACCGGCCTGTTGTCGGAAGGCTCCATCGCAAGTCCTCTGCGGCACCTGCTGCGCAATCAGGACAACGCACACGTTGCGCTCGGCGAGGCGAACGCCATCGACACCGAGGCGCGAGTGCTCACAGCGAGCCGCTTCGACGGATCGACCTTCGAGCTGAAGTACGACTACCTCGTGGTCGCTGCAGGAATGCAGCAGGCGTACCACGGTCACGAGGAGTACATCCAGTGGGCGCCGGGTATGAAAACTCTCGACGACGCGCTGACCATCCGCCGAAAGTTGGTGGCCGCCTTCGAGATGGCCGAATCGCTGCCCACGCCTGAAGAACGTAAACCCTGGCTGACGTTCGCTGTCGCGGGCGGGGGGCCGACCGGTGTCGAGCTCGCCGGGCAGATCCGCGAATTGGCCACGCGCGCACTGACACACGAGTTCCGGTCGATCGACCCGGGTGAGGCGCGAGTGCTACTCCTGCACGGTGGTGAGCGAGTCCTGGAGTCGTTCGACAGCAAACTCAGCGACAGCGCGTTGCGCACACTCGACAAGGTGGGCGTCGAGACTCACCTCGGCGTGCACGTCACCGACGTGACCGCGACGGACGTGGAGATCACCACCAAGGCCGAACCGAAGACCAAGACCCGGTTCGACACCCGAACGGTGTTGTGGACGGCAGGCGTGGAAGCGGTACCGTTCGCACGGACGCTGGCCACCGCCTTGGGCGCCGAGCAGGACCGGTCAGGGCGAATCGCAGTCGAGGCGGACCTGTCCGTTCCGGGCCACCCCAACGTGTTTGTTGTCGGAGACATGATGTCGCGCAACAAACTTCCCGGCGTCGCCGAGGTTGCCATGCAGGGTGGGCGGCACGCCGGGGCGGTGATCGCCGCCGCGGTGGAGGGCAAGACCAAGAAGAGGCGGCCGTTCAAGTACCGAGACCTGGGCAACGCGGCGTACATCGCACGGCATCACGCGCTGGTGCAGGCCGGTCCGCTCCACATGTCCGGGATGATGGGCTGGCTCTCGTGGGGAGTCATCCACATCGCGTTCCTCTCCGGTGCGCGCAATCGCACCGGCACCCTGATGAACTGGGCGGCCACGCTGGCGACCGGATCGAGACGTGAACGCGCGATCACCTATGGCGATCCCGAGACGGCTCGTAAACCGTATACATGA
- a CDS encoding CinA family protein produces the protein MISDPDDRVPTEDEVQEMCEQLAKLAGEKELTIATAESLTAGNLASQLGRATDSGDWYCGGVIAYRKEVKYSLLKVPEGPVVSEEAALAMARSTAELMGANLAVAVTGEAGPEPQEDKEPGTVWFGVFDHGSVEATKRVFEGDPPDVLAATVAASVRILVDRAKSSGE, from the coding sequence ATGATTTCCGACCCAGACGACCGCGTCCCCACCGAGGACGAGGTGCAGGAGATGTGCGAGCAACTGGCGAAGCTGGCCGGCGAGAAGGAGCTGACCATTGCCACCGCGGAATCGTTGACGGCGGGCAACCTGGCATCGCAGCTCGGGCGGGCAACAGATTCCGGCGACTGGTATTGCGGTGGCGTGATCGCCTATCGCAAGGAGGTCAAGTACTCGCTGCTGAAGGTGCCCGAGGGGCCGGTCGTCAGTGAAGAAGCGGCTCTGGCGATGGCACGGAGTACGGCAGAGCTGATGGGTGCCAACCTCGCAGTTGCGGTCACCGGAGAGGCCGGACCCGAACCGCAGGAGGACAAGGAACCCGGTACGGTCTGGTTCGGCGTCTTCGACCACGGCTCCGTGGAGGCCACAAAGCGGGTGTTCGAAGGCGACCCGCCCGACGTTCTGGCCGCCACAGTTGCTGCGTCGGTGCGCATACTCGTCGATCGGGCGAAGTCGTCCGGCGAGTAG